The Endozoicomonas montiporae CL-33 genome contains a region encoding:
- a CDS encoding transposase, whose product MPAKQDKILVDRLINTVRQQASLIPDHRPNNCKEKILLSDAIMSGLAVMHMKCPSLLSFEHECKNPRVVHNLRQMYGVQRIPSDTHLREILDPIETDHFRPFFKSLFSYVQSSKWLKKFQYFEEGYLAPVDGTGHFASGKISCPECCIKKADTDTPQYYHQLLAICLVKPGQKEVLPLMPEPITKQVNASKNDCEKTALKRLLENVYREHPKLKLVLTFDDLYSDGPTIKMVKSYGYSFIMVAKDSDHASLVEAVDTLDARGEVNRYEYVDEDGYRHWFRYVNNVPINKSHKDVLVNYLEYVEISPKGEKYTNVWVTDIQLTDDSVTRVMRGGRAKWKIENETFNTLKTQGYHLEHNYGHGKEHLATNFACLTFTAFLIDQIEQLGCCLFQKAWTASHSKKALWEHMRSLFQWFFIDSWRDFFMAIISRTSEGVGHNIRSVIPDTS is encoded by the coding sequence ATGCCTGCTAAGCAAGACAAAATTTTGGTCGATCGGTTAATCAATACTGTTCGCCAGCAAGCATCCCTAATACCTGATCATCGTCCCAATAATTGCAAGGAAAAAATTCTTCTCTCTGATGCAATAATGTCCGGTCTGGCTGTGATGCACATGAAATGCCCTTCACTTCTGAGCTTTGAGCATGAATGTAAAAATCCAAGGGTTGTTCACAACCTGCGCCAGATGTACGGCGTTCAGCGTATTCCCAGTGACACCCATCTGCGGGAGATACTTGACCCTATTGAAACTGATCATTTCAGGCCATTTTTCAAGTCACTCTTCTCTTACGTCCAGAGTTCGAAGTGGCTAAAAAAGTTTCAGTATTTTGAAGAAGGCTATCTGGCTCCAGTGGATGGTACAGGGCATTTCGCTTCAGGCAAGATTAGCTGCCCTGAATGTTGTATCAAAAAAGCCGATACTGATACCCCCCAGTATTACCACCAACTGTTGGCTATATGTCTGGTCAAGCCCGGACAAAAAGAGGTCTTGCCTCTGATGCCAGAGCCTATTACCAAGCAGGTCAATGCTTCTAAAAACGATTGCGAAAAAACCGCACTAAAGCGGTTGCTGGAAAACGTCTACAGAGAACATCCCAAACTAAAACTGGTACTGACATTTGATGACCTGTATTCAGATGGGCCGACGATAAAAATGGTCAAGTCTTATGGGTACAGCTTCATTATGGTGGCCAAGGACAGCGACCATGCGTCATTGGTTGAGGCGGTTGATACTCTGGATGCCAGGGGTGAGGTTAACCGTTATGAATACGTTGATGAGGACGGCTACCGGCACTGGTTCAGATACGTCAACAACGTTCCCATCAACAAGAGTCACAAGGATGTTCTGGTCAACTATCTGGAATATGTTGAGATTAGCCCCAAGGGCGAGAAATACACCAATGTCTGGGTAACAGATATCCAACTGACTGACGACAGCGTCACCAGAGTGATGCGCGGAGGCCGTGCGAAATGGAAGATTGAAAATGAAACCTTCAACACGCTCAAGACACAGGGTTACCACCTCGAACACAACTACGGACACGGCAAGGAGCATTTGGCTACAAACTTTGCCTGCCTGACGTTTACCGCCTTCCTTATTGATCAGATAGAACAGTTAGGGTGTTGCTTGTTTCAGAAAGCCTGGACGGCAAGCCACTCTAAAAAAGCGCTTTGGGAGCATATGAGAAGCCTGTTTCAGTGGTTTTTCATTGACTCTTGGCGAGACTTTTTTATGGCAATAATCTCAAGAACCTCTGAAGGAGTTGGTCATAATATCCGTTCTGTTATTCCAGATACTTCATAG
- a CDS encoding MarR family winged helix-turn-helix transcriptional regulator: MSETCYLNDVLVSLRRIIRATDLHSKRMIRECGLTTPQVMILKAIEELGDVTVRKISNHVLLSQATVTTILNRLEQRGYIERVRSLVDRRIVNARLTETGRTVLEQAPTLLHDKFIERFEAMDGWEKTQLLSSLQRVACMMDAEDIDAAPLLDIETPPV, encoded by the coding sequence ATGTCGGAAACCTGCTACCTGAACGATGTTCTGGTTTCATTGCGGCGCATCATCCGCGCGACAGACCTGCACTCCAAGCGAATGATCAGGGAGTGTGGCTTAACAACGCCTCAGGTTATGATTCTGAAGGCAATCGAAGAGCTGGGCGATGTGACTGTCCGGAAGATTTCCAACCATGTACTGTTGAGCCAGGCGACGGTTACCACCATTCTGAACCGGCTGGAACAGCGTGGTTATATTGAGCGTGTTCGCAGTCTGGTGGATCGCAGAATCGTCAATGCTCGTCTGACAGAGACAGGTCGCACGGTTCTGGAACAAGCGCCTACTCTGCTGCATGACAAATTTATAGAACGTTTTGAAGCGATGGATGGCTGGGAGAAAACCCAGCTTTTGTCTTCCCTTCAACGGGTTGCCTGTATGATGGATGCAGAAGATATTGATGCGGCGCCTCTGCTGGATATCGAAACCCCGCCGGTTTAA
- a CDS encoding ion transporter, translating to MEHNSWQNRFQTIRSNKVFELTVISIIIFSALVIGAKTYDIPDDVSRLVTILDWGITLFFLIEISIRFLAEEHKKNFFKSGWNIFDTLIVVVSIIPIENTDMALVGRLVRIFRVLRMVSIIPELRLLLNSLLKALPQLGYVLLLMFIIFYIYAAIGSTFFYDINKELWRDIAVSMLTLFRVMTFEDWTDVMYETMEVYPLSWAYFLSFIFFTAFAFLNMIIGIVVNVLEDERQKDRKKAQEERGEPTLLELQQQLDEIKQLLHKQKQ from the coding sequence ATGGAACACAACAGCTGGCAAAACCGCTTTCAAACCATACGCTCAAACAAAGTGTTTGAGCTTACGGTCATTTCCATCATCATCTTTTCGGCTCTGGTGATTGGGGCGAAAACCTACGATATTCCTGATGATGTCTCTCGTCTGGTCACTATTCTGGACTGGGGCATCACCCTTTTTTTCCTCATCGAAATCAGCATCCGGTTTCTGGCAGAAGAGCACAAGAAGAACTTCTTCAAATCAGGCTGGAATATCTTCGACACACTGATTGTCGTTGTCAGCATCATTCCCATCGAGAACACCGATATGGCACTGGTTGGCAGGCTCGTTCGTATCTTTCGTGTACTCAGGATGGTCTCCATCATCCCCGAATTACGATTACTGCTGAATTCGCTGCTGAAAGCCTTACCCCAGCTAGGTTATGTGCTGCTGCTGATGTTTATTATTTTCTACATCTATGCCGCCATTGGCAGCACATTTTTCTACGACATCAACAAAGAACTCTGGCGCGATATTGCCGTGAGTATGCTAACCCTGTTCAGGGTCATGACGTTTGAAGACTGGACCGATGTGATGTATGAAACCATGGAAGTCTATCCATTGAGCTGGGCGTACTTCCTGAGCTTCATCTTTTTTACCGCCTTTGCTTTCCTGAACATGATCATTGGTATCGTGGTCAATGTTCTGGAGGATGAACGACAGAAAGATCGTAAAAAAGCACAGGAGGAAAGGGGTGAACCCACACTGTTGGAGCTGCAGCAGCAACTGGATGAGATCAAACAGTTACTGCATAAACAAAAACAATAG
- the codA gene encoding cytosine deaminase, which produces MRLENVRLHQQADLYDIVMENGCIQSISPAGSDRNVPMDSMDAKGRLALPPFVDPHVHLDTCLTAGEPVWNRSGTLFEGIQNWSERKKTLTHDDVKSRATRALKWYIGQGVQHVRSHVDTTDPSLTALHALLELREEMRELIDIQLVAFPQEGIPSFPNGKQLLEQAMQLGCDAVGGIPHFEYTREYGIESLHTVYELAEKYDALIDIHCDEIDDEQSRFVETVACLALERGMGQRVSASHTTAMHSYNKAYVVKLMRLLQKSGIHFIANPVTNLNLQGRMDTYPKRRGITRIEELLGAGVNACFGQDDIVDQWFPMQGGNMLQVLFTGLVGCQMTGLDQINQGIELITSNSAKALNIQDQYGIETGKPANLILLDAESVFDAVRRQAVVTHSFRKGKLIASTQPATTLIHHNGQQAVDFYYNQR; this is translated from the coding sequence ATGCGTCTTGAAAACGTTCGCCTGCACCAGCAGGCTGACTTATACGACATTGTTATGGAGAATGGCTGCATCCAGTCCATTTCTCCGGCTGGCTCTGACCGCAACGTACCGATGGATTCAATGGATGCCAAGGGTCGCCTGGCACTGCCACCATTCGTTGACCCTCATGTTCATCTGGACACCTGTCTGACGGCGGGTGAACCGGTATGGAATCGTTCGGGCACACTGTTTGAAGGCATTCAGAACTGGTCTGAACGTAAGAAAACACTGACTCACGACGATGTAAAGTCCCGCGCCACCCGTGCGCTGAAATGGTACATCGGACAAGGGGTTCAGCATGTCCGCAGCCATGTTGATACCACTGACCCAAGCCTGACCGCTCTGCATGCACTGCTGGAACTGCGGGAAGAAATGCGCGAGCTGATCGACATCCAGCTGGTTGCCTTTCCGCAGGAAGGTATTCCTTCGTTCCCTAATGGCAAGCAACTGCTGGAACAGGCCATGCAGCTCGGTTGCGATGCCGTGGGTGGTATTCCGCATTTTGAATACACCCGCGAATACGGCATTGAATCTTTGCATACTGTGTACGAACTGGCAGAGAAATACGACGCCCTGATCGATATTCATTGCGATGAAATTGATGACGAACAATCCCGCTTTGTAGAAACCGTTGCCTGTCTGGCTCTTGAAAGAGGCATGGGGCAACGTGTGAGCGCCAGCCACACCACGGCAATGCACTCTTACAACAAAGCCTATGTCGTAAAACTGATGCGCCTGCTGCAAAAGTCCGGCATTCACTTTATTGCCAATCCGGTGACCAACCTGAATCTTCAGGGGCGAATGGACACTTACCCCAAGCGTCGTGGCATTACCCGCATTGAAGAACTGCTGGGCGCCGGTGTAAACGCCTGCTTCGGTCAGGATGACATTGTTGACCAGTGGTTCCCGATGCAGGGCGGCAATATGCTTCAGGTGTTGTTTACAGGACTGGTTGGCTGCCAGATGACCGGCCTGGACCAGATTAATCAGGGTATTGAACTGATTACCAGCAACAGTGCCAAAGCCCTGAATATTCAGGATCAATACGGTATCGAAACCGGCAAACCCGCCAACCTGATTCTGCTGGATGCCGAATCAGTGTTTGATGCCGTGCGCCGTCAGGCCGTTGTGACTCATTCCTTCCGCAAGGGCAAGCTGATTGCCTCCACCCAGCCTGCCACCACCCTGATTCATCATAATGGTCAGCAGGCGGTTGATTTCTATTACAATCAGCGCTGA
- a CDS encoding BCCT family transporter, whose product MQNTSSSKSIDHTLNPPVFFGSAILIFALVVYAVAFPASASDLFSRMQASISNNVSWFYVLVVALILLCVTFLGISRYGDIKLGPDHAEPDFSFGSWFAMLFSAGMGIGLMFFGVSEPVIHFISPPVGDPGNLEAAKQAMTLTFFHWGLHAWAIYAIVALIPAFFGYRHELPLTMRSALYPIIGDKIYGPIGDAIDIFAILGTVFGVATSLGLGVMQVNSGLNYLFDLPVSPMTQVVLIISITALATISVATGLDKGIRRLSEANLLLAVILVALIIILGPTVLLLQMFVQNTGGYLSGIVDKTFNLYAYEGNDWIGGWTLFYWAFWLSWSPFVGMFIARISKGRTIREFVTGVLFVPTGLTFLWMTVFGNTAIHAIMNDTAGQLATVVQNDASLALFTFLEMFPFSEALSFIAILMVVIFFVTSSDSSAMVIDILASNGNDHPPLWQRVFWSVLIGAVAMALMLAGGLEALQAATIASALPFSIILMMSTYGLLRALAIDAAKKESLSQTNLAPVMSQKSVSWQTRINNLVHFPRRAHVNRFNEHVVIPAMEAVAGELTSQGINTSVELESESSAPTLNILHGEETDFSYQVYPRAYLKPSFTLDEDDDEERKYFRAEVFLREGGQDYDIMGWSKEQVIADIVSQYEKHLHFLHMVR is encoded by the coding sequence ATGCAAAACACCTCATCATCAAAATCTATAGATCATACTCTGAATCCACCCGTTTTTTTCGGTTCCGCCATTCTGATATTTGCGCTGGTTGTCTATGCCGTTGCTTTTCCTGCCAGCGCCAGCGATTTGTTTTCCCGGATGCAGGCCAGCATCAGTAACAACGTCAGCTGGTTTTATGTACTGGTCGTTGCCCTGATCCTGCTCTGTGTCACGTTCCTGGGTATCTCCCGCTATGGCGACATCAAGCTGGGACCGGATCATGCCGAACCTGACTTCAGCTTCGGCTCCTGGTTCGCCATGCTGTTCTCGGCCGGCATGGGTATTGGTCTGATGTTCTTCGGCGTTTCGGAGCCGGTCATCCATTTCATCAGCCCACCAGTGGGTGATCCCGGTAATCTGGAAGCCGCCAAGCAAGCAATGACGCTAACCTTCTTCCACTGGGGTCTGCACGCCTGGGCGATTTATGCCATTGTCGCACTGATTCCGGCCTTCTTTGGCTATCGCCATGAACTGCCTCTGACCATGCGCTCTGCCCTCTACCCCATTATTGGCGACAAGATTTATGGCCCGATTGGTGACGCCATTGATATTTTCGCCATCCTCGGAACCGTTTTCGGGGTTGCGACCTCATTGGGACTGGGCGTTATGCAGGTGAACTCAGGTCTGAACTATCTCTTTGATCTGCCTGTTAGTCCAATGACCCAGGTCGTGCTGATCATCTCCATCACCGCTCTCGCTACAATCTCCGTAGCCACCGGCCTGGACAAAGGCATTCGTCGCCTGTCCGAAGCCAACCTGTTACTGGCTGTTATTCTGGTCGCCCTGATTATTATTCTTGGGCCCACCGTACTGTTACTGCAGATGTTTGTGCAGAACACCGGCGGCTACCTGTCCGGCATTGTTGATAAAACCTTTAACCTCTATGCCTACGAAGGCAACGATTGGATCGGCGGCTGGACCCTGTTCTACTGGGCTTTCTGGCTGTCCTGGTCACCGTTTGTCGGCATGTTCATCGCGCGGATTTCCAAAGGCCGTACCATTCGCGAGTTTGTCACCGGCGTTCTGTTCGTACCAACCGGCTTAACCTTTTTGTGGATGACCGTGTTCGGCAACACGGCTATCCACGCCATTATGAACGACACTGCCGGACAACTGGCAACCGTCGTACAGAATGATGCTTCGCTGGCTCTGTTCACCTTTCTGGAGATGTTCCCATTCTCTGAAGCTCTGTCGTTTATTGCCATTCTCATGGTGGTCATTTTCTTTGTGACTTCATCCGACTCCAGCGCCATGGTGATTGATATTCTTGCTTCTAACGGCAACGACCACCCGCCACTGTGGCAGAGGGTATTCTGGTCTGTCCTGATTGGTGCGGTCGCCATGGCGCTGATGCTGGCCGGTGGACTGGAAGCACTTCAGGCAGCGACCATTGCCAGCGCCCTGCCGTTCTCGATTATTCTGATGATGTCTACCTATGGATTGCTCAGGGCGCTGGCGATTGATGCCGCTAAAAAGGAAAGCCTGAGCCAGACCAATCTGGCACCGGTTATGTCACAAAAATCCGTTTCATGGCAAACCCGCATCAATAATCTGGTTCACTTCCCCCGTCGGGCTCATGTGAATCGCTTCAACGAACATGTGGTTATACCCGCCATGGAAGCCGTTGCCGGTGAGCTGACCAGTCAGGGTATTAACACATCGGTTGAACTGGAGTCTGAAAGCTCTGCACCCACCCTGAATATCTTGCACGGTGAAGAAACCGACTTCAGTTATCAGGTGTATCCAAGGGCGTATCTAAAACCCAGCTTTACACTGGATGAAGACGACGATGAAGAGCGCAAATACTTCCGCGCCGAAGTCTTTCTCAGAGAAGGCGGACAGGACTATGACATCATGGGCTGGAGCAAGGAACAGGTGATTGCCGATATTGTCAGCCAGTATGAAAAGCACCTGCATTTCCTGCATATGGTGCGATAA
- a CDS encoding quaternary amine ABC transporter ATP-binding protein: protein MSNKGEPLISITDLYKIFGAHPEEALKRVRSGVDKDCLLQDSGHTLALQAINLNIFAGEVFVIMGLFGSGKSTLIRHFNRLIEPTSGKLVVSGQDVLQLSDKELVQFRRHRLSMVFQRFALMPHQTILENIAYGLKVQGIKKAERLQQAQQWLETVGLAGYEQHYPSQLSGGQQQRVGLARALCTDADILLMDEAFSALDPLIRSEMQDLLIELQDRLHKTIVFITHDLDEALRLGDRIAILKDGAIQQVGKPEKILLEPATEYVEAFVRDVNRARALTVETVMNPPISRITAKTIGEALDQMKKLPEDYGYYVTEEGYQGGLLQETLEQAARKNAHGELVPDLFEDWPVVTPDMLIEQALPDTLEADHHLPVVDEHGDLQGQLSREALVEVFSESHPVAS, encoded by the coding sequence TTGAGCAATAAGGGCGAGCCACTCATTAGTATCACGGATTTGTACAAAATCTTTGGTGCTCATCCTGAAGAGGCGTTAAAGCGGGTCAGATCAGGGGTTGATAAAGATTGCCTGTTGCAGGATTCAGGTCATACACTGGCACTGCAGGCGATTAATCTGAACATTTTTGCCGGTGAAGTGTTTGTTATTATGGGGCTGTTCGGTTCAGGAAAGTCCACCTTGATCCGACATTTCAACCGGTTGATTGAACCTACCAGTGGCAAGCTGGTGGTCAGTGGTCAGGATGTACTGCAGTTGTCTGACAAAGAGCTGGTACAGTTTCGCCGCCATCGGTTGTCCATGGTCTTCCAGCGGTTTGCACTGATGCCGCACCAGACCATACTGGAAAATATTGCCTATGGGCTGAAAGTGCAGGGCATTAAAAAAGCGGAACGACTGCAACAGGCACAGCAGTGGTTGGAAACGGTAGGGCTGGCGGGCTATGAGCAGCATTATCCCAGTCAGTTGTCGGGTGGTCAGCAGCAGCGGGTTGGTCTGGCAAGGGCGCTCTGTACCGATGCTGACATTTTGTTAATGGACGAGGCGTTCTCGGCGCTGGATCCACTAATCCGCAGTGAAATGCAGGACTTGCTAATAGAACTTCAGGACCGGCTGCATAAAACCATTGTGTTTATTACTCACGACCTTGATGAAGCGTTAAGGCTTGGAGATCGTATTGCCATTTTGAAAGACGGTGCCATTCAGCAGGTCGGAAAACCGGAAAAGATCTTGCTGGAACCGGCAACGGAGTACGTTGAAGCCTTTGTTCGGGATGTCAATCGGGCGCGTGCCCTGACCGTGGAAACGGTAATGAATCCGCCGATCAGCCGCATCACTGCAAAAACCATCGGTGAAGCGCTGGATCAGATGAAAAAACTGCCGGAAGATTACGGCTATTACGTCACGGAAGAAGGCTATCAGGGTGGCCTGCTGCAGGAAACCCTAGAGCAGGCAGCGAGAAAAAACGCCCATGGCGAGCTGGTGCCGGATCTGTTTGAAGACTGGCCAGTGGTCACGCCGGATATGCTGATTGAACAGGCTCTGCCCGATACTCTGGAAGCGGATCATCATCTTCCAGTGGTGGACGAGCATGGCGACCTTCAGGGACAGCTAAGCCGTGAGGCGCTGGTTGAAGTCTTTAGTGAGAGCCATCCGGTCGCGTCGTAA
- a CDS encoding ABC transporter permease gives MSESTWWNRFPQMEREQLVSIRKTLDGLYRDFSREHGDSIEALFDPLLDFLVWFEQLLTGSPWWLVLGVIAGIVFLASRSMKLTSAVTVVLLLIGYFGMWQDTMRTLSMITVCTLLAIVLGIPVGVAMALSDRVRKLVTPLLDVMQTMPAFVYLIPVVMLLGIGKIPGLIAVIIYAIPPVIRLTCLGIRLVDKEVLEASRAFGATRWQRLVGVQLPLSMPTIMAGINQTIMMALAMVVIASMIGVKGLGQPVLKAITNQYFTLGLLNGLAIVALAIIFDRVSQSWAKRAQQYGGQQFEQ, from the coding sequence ATGTCCGAATCAACCTGGTGGAACCGCTTTCCGCAGATGGAACGCGAACAGTTGGTGTCTATCCGAAAAACGCTGGATGGACTCTATCGCGATTTTTCCAGAGAGCACGGTGACTCCATCGAAGCCCTGTTTGATCCCTTGCTGGACTTTCTGGTCTGGTTTGAACAGTTACTCACCGGTTCTCCCTGGTGGCTGGTGTTGGGTGTTATTGCCGGTATTGTTTTTCTTGCCAGTCGTTCAATGAAACTGACTTCGGCGGTCACTGTCGTGCTGTTACTTATCGGTTACTTTGGCATGTGGCAGGACACCATGCGAACGCTGAGTATGATTACCGTATGCACCCTGCTGGCTATTGTACTGGGCATACCGGTAGGGGTCGCCATGGCACTGTCGGATCGGGTTCGGAAGCTCGTTACGCCACTGCTGGATGTGATGCAGACCATGCCCGCTTTTGTGTATCTGATTCCGGTGGTGATGCTGTTGGGCATTGGCAAAATACCGGGGCTGATCGCGGTCATTATCTATGCCATTCCTCCGGTTATTCGTCTGACTTGCCTGGGTATTCGACTGGTGGATAAAGAAGTGCTGGAAGCGTCCAGAGCTTTTGGTGCCACCCGTTGGCAGCGGCTGGTGGGGGTGCAGTTGCCTTTATCGATGCCGACCATTATGGCAGGCATTAATCAGACTATTATGATGGCGCTGGCGATGGTTGTTATTGCTTCCATGATCGGGGTAAAAGGTCTGGGGCAACCGGTATTGAAAGCCATTACTAACCAGTATTTCACTTTGGGATTATTAAATGGTCTGGCCATCGTGGCGCTTGCCATTATTTTCGACCGGGTATCCCAGTCCTGGGCAAAGCGGGCGCAGCAGTATGGAGGGCAGCAGTTTGAGCAATAA
- a CDS encoding ABC transporter substrate-binding protein codes for MKFTRLACLTLTLSASAHLFAASEKSQCGSVTLADMNWSSATLVAHIDQFVLNHAFGCKAELVPGDTMPTGASMIEKGEPDIAPEFWSNSMKEAIDQGISEKRLVVVGKTLSEGGEEGFWVPDYLVQEYPELKTIDGVLKHTNLFSHPEYQDKSAFYGCPAGWNCQISAGNLFRALELDQAGFDLIDPGSGAALSGSIARAYERQKPWFGYYWAPTAVLGKYKMVKVDFGVGADTEEFLNCTTQADCLTPKATMYPPSPVNTLVTADFAGQSPEALEYLGKRSFTNQQMNELLAWMEDNQADGEMAMEYFLKEHQAVWQFWLTRAQADQVLQALKRL; via the coding sequence ATGAAATTTACCCGTCTCGCCTGTCTCACTCTCACCCTGTCAGCCTCTGCTCACTTGTTTGCCGCATCGGAAAAAAGCCAATGCGGCTCGGTGACACTGGCGGATATGAACTGGAGCTCTGCCACTCTGGTGGCCCACATCGATCAGTTTGTACTAAATCATGCTTTTGGCTGCAAAGCTGAACTGGTGCCTGGTGATACCATGCCCACCGGAGCCTCGATGATCGAAAAAGGGGAGCCAGATATTGCGCCTGAATTCTGGAGTAATTCCATGAAGGAGGCCATTGATCAGGGAATCAGCGAAAAACGTCTTGTTGTGGTGGGTAAAACACTGTCTGAGGGCGGTGAGGAAGGTTTCTGGGTGCCTGACTATCTGGTGCAGGAATATCCGGAATTGAAAACCATTGACGGTGTTCTTAAACACACGAATTTATTCAGCCATCCCGAGTATCAGGACAAGTCGGCGTTTTATGGTTGCCCGGCAGGATGGAACTGCCAGATTTCCGCAGGCAACCTGTTTAGGGCTCTGGAGTTGGATCAGGCAGGCTTTGACCTGATCGATCCGGGTTCCGGTGCCGCGCTTTCCGGTTCTATCGCCCGTGCCTATGAACGACAGAAGCCCTGGTTTGGTTACTATTGGGCACCCACTGCCGTGTTGGGCAAGTACAAAATGGTGAAGGTTGATTTTGGTGTCGGAGCTGATACGGAAGAATTTCTTAACTGTACAACGCAGGCCGACTGTCTGACACCAAAAGCAACTATGTACCCACCGTCGCCGGTTAATACGCTGGTAACGGCTGATTTTGCCGGACAGTCCCCCGAGGCTCTTGAGTATCTGGGCAAGCGTTCTTTTACCAATCAACAGATGAATGAACTGCTGGCGTGGATGGAAGACAACCAGGCCGATGGTGAAATGGCCATGGAGTATTTTCTCAAAGAGCATCAGGCTGTCTGGCAGTTCTGGCTGACTCGCGCACAGGCTGATCAGGTGTTGCAGGCATTAAAACGCTTATAA
- a CDS encoding SGNH/GDSL hydrolase family protein, which produces MAVLMIAGSNAYSLSPETSDQPSIAFVGASFTAGKGNDLDFHTTMSDYFKKLHYNQPLQIHNFSPNGSFNPVFAALALMDIIDKPVESLSQQITEAAKKNPQFIISIDGLFWVAYHSEKDVMQRLEKALAFLSESKQNYVLALLPHTTVTSLIADYTLEPSTVAKANKRLKEWALEQNSKGQAKSKILLLDLNQYFTHTKTFNCGVELGKKTKKSITSKDGLHPNESGYLCLTSRLLDELFNSDMKLFNDIASYLDRSKLQRFNQAHSEL; this is translated from the coding sequence ATGGCAGTTTTGATGATTGCCGGCTCCAACGCTTATTCTTTGTCACCAGAGACGAGTGACCAACCAAGCATTGCCTTTGTTGGTGCCAGCTTCACCGCAGGAAAGGGTAATGATCTCGATTTCCACACGACTATGAGCGACTATTTCAAGAAGCTACATTATAACCAACCATTACAGATACACAATTTCAGCCCGAATGGCAGCTTCAATCCTGTATTTGCCGCCCTTGCTTTAATGGACATTATCGATAAGCCTGTAGAAAGCTTGAGCCAACAAATTACAGAGGCAGCTAAGAAAAATCCTCAATTCATTATTTCAATTGACGGACTGTTCTGGGTCGCTTACCACTCTGAAAAAGACGTTATGCAAAGACTGGAAAAAGCTCTTGCTTTTTTATCAGAATCAAAACAGAACTATGTTCTCGCCCTGTTACCTCACACAACGGTCACATCACTCATAGCTGATTACACTCTTGAGCCGTCAACGGTTGCAAAAGCCAACAAAAGACTGAAAGAATGGGCCCTTGAGCAAAACAGTAAAGGCCAAGCAAAAAGCAAGATACTCTTGCTGGATTTGAATCAATATTTCACACATACAAAAACGTTCAACTGTGGTGTTGAGTTAGGCAAAAAAACCAAAAAATCCATCACTTCCAAAGACGGCCTTCACCCTAACGAATCTGGCTACTTATGCCTCACCAGCAGATTGCTCGATGAACTCTTCAACAGTGATATGAAACTGTTTAACGACATAGCTTCCTATCTGGATCGCTCAAAGCTGCAACGCTTTAATCAGGCACACAGTGAACTTTAA